One Prinia subflava isolate CZ2003 ecotype Zambia chromosome 8, Cam_Psub_1.2, whole genome shotgun sequence DNA window includes the following coding sequences:
- the CRYBA1 gene encoding LOW QUALITY PROTEIN: beta-crystallin A3 (The sequence of the model RefSeq protein was modified relative to this genomic sequence to represent the inferred CDS: deleted 1 base in 1 codon) — MGEAAVPPELDTNPAAKMAQTNPLPVPMGPWKSVRSRGRENRQPQPCHPPVPERLRSSLRTAPLPRELISAGITVYDQENFQGKRMEFTSACPNIMECGFDNIRSLKVECGAWVGYEHTGFCGQQFILERGEYPRWDAWSGSNAYHIERLMSFRPVCSANHKESKITIFEKDNFIGRQWEIADDYPSLQAMGWANNEVGSMKIQCGAWVCYQYPGYRGYQYVLEFDHHGGDYKHWREWGSHAQTSQIQSIRRVQQ, encoded by the exons ATGGGTGAAGCAGCAGTA CCGCCTGAGCTAG aCACCAATCCAGCAGCAAAGATGGCTCAGACAAACCCTCTGCCTGTTCCCATGGGCCCGTGGAAG AGCGTTCGGAGCAGAGGCCGGGAGAACCgccagccacagccctgccacccaCCCGTCCCAGAACGGCTCCGCTCCTCTCTCCGGACGGCACCGCTGCCCCGGGAACTGATCTCCGCAGGG ATCACCGTGTACGACCAAGAAAACTTCCAGGGCAAGAGGATGGAGTTCACTTCGGCCTGTCCAAACATCATGGAATGTGGCTTCGACAACATCCGCTCCCTGAAGGTGGAATGTGGCGC CTGGGTCGGTTACGAGCACACCGGCTTCTGCGGGCAGCAGTTCATCCTGGAGAGGGGAGAGTACCCGCGCTGGGACGCCTGGAGCGGCAGCAACGCCTACCACATCGAGCGCCTGATGTCCTTCCGCCCCGTCTGCTCCGCA AATCACAAGGAATCCAAGATCACCATTTTCGAGAAAGACAACTTCATCGGCCGCCAGTGGGAGATTGCTGATGACTACCCCTCGCTGCAGGCCATGGGCTGGGCCAACAACGAAGTGGGCTCCATGAAGATCCAGTGTGGCGC CTGGGTGTGCTACCAGTATCCCGGGTACCGTGGCTACCAGTACGTCCTGGAGTTTGACCACCACGGTGGAGACTACAAGCACTGGAGAGAGTGGGGTTCGCACGCCCAGACCTCCCAGATCCAATCCATCAGGCGTGTCCAGCAGTAG